The sequence GCTGCTGGATATCGCGCAGAACCTCGTGCCCGGCGACCCCGATGTGACCGACTACGGGGCGCTGGCCGCCGCCGTCGCCCGCCACCGGCACGAGGTCATGGGAACCCTGGTCTACCCAGCCGCACACCACCGAGCTGCTGCGATCCTGCACGCTCTCGCACGGCTTCCTGCCCTTGAGCACTCGAACGAACTCTTCGCGGCTCAGGCCGCCTACGCCTATCTCCACGCCAGCGGCATCCAGGTCAAGGTCGGCAGCCAGGAGGCGATCACGCTGGTCGTCGAGGTCGTCGAGGGCCGCTGCGACGTCCGCCAGGTCGCGGAAGCGCTGAAGAGCTGGGGCTGATGTGCCCGACCATCCCAAGAAGCACCACTTCGTTCCCCAGTTCCTGCTGCGACGGTTCACCGATCCGGCGGAGCGGCTGGTCGTTCACCGGGTCATGGTGCAGAAGCAGTACCAGGCCAGCGTGATCAACGTCGGGCACACGCTGTACCGACCTCTACCTCGCTGGGCCCATCGCACCACAGCCGGTTCCAGGTCAACGTTCCGTGCGCCCCGTGCTCTACTCGTCTCGATTGCGCCAGAAGGCAGGGCACTCCGTCTTTGCTGCCGCGGGTAGATCCTTGACGATCCGGCTGCGGGCGGCTGCCAGGGTCCGTGATGTCCCGGCGCCGTCGACCCGGAAGGTCTCGGACGGCTCGTCGGGACGGTCCATGACAACCACCAGCAGGTGTTCCCCCGTCGAGTAAGCAGGCTCGCCCTTCCACTTGCCGCTCATGGTGGTGAACTGGATCTGTCGCTGAGAGCCCTGCTTCGGCTTGATCCAGTCCGTGACGGTGAGCGTGACTTTCACGGCGTCGGCCTGTTCGGGGTGCTCCTTTATCGCCGCGATGTCTCCTTCGACGATCTTCGGCGAGCAGGCAATCCGTTCCACCTCGGTCAGAGCCTGTCCCTGATCCTGCCGGGAACCGGCAGAACCATCATCAGCAAGCCCGTACGCCAGGAGAACCAGGCCGACGGCCGCGGCAGCGACCAACGCGCCGGCAATCGTGCCGGGACGCTTCATCCAGACGCGGCGCGGACCCTGAGCAGAGTCGCTCTCTCCCTCTTCGGCCGCTTCACCGATCATGCCGAGGGCCAGCCGCAGCTGGTCCTCCTCCGGGCCGGTCAACGGGGTCATGTCAGATCGCCTCCACCTGGCGCAGCCGCGCCCGCATTGCGGCCTGAGCCGCGTGCAAGCGGCTCTTGACGGTTCCTTCAGGGACGTCCAGGAGTTGCGCGATCTCACGGATGGGCAGATCCGCGTAGTAGCGCAGCACCAGGACCTGCCGGTGGGCCGGGAGCATCGATTCCAGTTCGTCCGCCACCGCCAGGGCGAGCAGGCGCTGTTCCTCGGAATGCTCCACAGGCGGCTGGGACCAGCGCTCGGCCAGGCGCCGACGCAGCCCGGCGTCTCTGCTCTGTGAGCGATGCCAGTCACTGGCTACACGGGAGGCGACAACAGTGAGCCAGGCCAGGGGATCGCGCACCTTCGGTCGCGTCGGGTCGGCCTGTTCCTCAAGCAGCTTGAGCCTGACGCGCTGCACACCGTCGTCCAGCGCATCCCATGGCACGCCGCCCAGCGCCAGCACCGCGCGCACGCGCCTGACCTCGGCCGGATCGACCAAGGCCGGCTGATCGTCCTCACCGGGCCGTCGTGCGCCACGCCCTCTGGCCATGTACAGGTCCTTCCTCGTTTCCTTAATGACGGGGCAGTCATGGGAAACGTTCGTCCGAGCCGGGAATCGTCCGCGGCGAGTGTTCAGCCGCCGCTACAGCGACGGCCGGTCTGAGGCAGAGTCCGTGTGAGTGCTCCCCGGTTCTCGGTGGAGGCCCGCGCCCATCAGCCGGAGGGACCGTGGCGTGGCAGCCGACGGTCCCGTTCCGCTGAGTGGTCGGGTCAGGTGCAGGTGTCTGCTGTCGGCTCCTGTGCGAACTGCCTGGACTCGTCCGGTTCGGCGGCCATGAGTGCGGAGGCGAGATGCGCCGTGTCCTTGCCGGCCATCTCGTCCTTCAGGCCGATGTTGGGGCCGCCCTCGTCCAGGACCTGGCGTGCCTGTTCTGCGGTACGCTCCCGGCCCTCCAACTCGCCTTCGCCGATCCTGTTGTTGTCATACGGGACGGTGGATCCGGCACCCAGACCGCGCCATCGGCCGCCCTCGGGGGAGCAGGGGTCTTCTTCCCACACGATGGCGACGGTGTAACTGTGACCCGCCTGGATCCGAGGGCTGTCAGCCTTGGCCACCTTGACGCGGTTGTTGATGTCACCGTCGGTGAACTGCCAGCCCATGGAGGGACGGACCCAGGTGCTCGGTGCCGCTTTCGGCGCGTCGGCACGCGACCAGACAACCTGGTCGATCCTCAGCGTCACGGCCCGGCCGATGAGTCCTTCGCCGCGGTCGAGTTCCGACTGCGCCGGCGGGGTCTCCTTCTCCGCGGTGGCAGTGACCGCTACGACATGGTCGGCGTAGGTGACCCAGTCGGACGCCGTGCGGCTGGGCAGGTTGTCGGCGCCGTGGGCGATGATGATCCGGTCCTGCCGTCCGCGCGGCGTATCGGCAGCGGCAATCGCGGACCAGTCGATGGAGACCGCCGCGGTGACGACGGAAACTGCTCCTGCGAGAACCACCGCGATTTTGCTGCGGAATGTCATGCGAGCCATCTTTCTCACCTCCGGGAAGATCACGGTCAGGGCGCCGGGTAAACGTTGTTGATGGACTCGGTATTGCTGGCACCGAGGTCCAGGGTTTCCACGGGCAATGTCATGCAGCCGAGAGCGTTGTTCCCGTTGCTGACGGAGGGCGAAGCATTGCCTCCGTGCACCAGGCCGACCGCATGTCCCGTCTCATGGCAGGTGAGCCCAAACGTGTAGTGGTCGTTTCCGCGGATGCGGATGTACTGCTGGTCGCATTCCCAGAGCGCGTACTGCCCGGAACTCTCGTTGGCGGCAGAGTCATTGCACCAGGTGACGCCATCGATATCTGCGTCCAGGTTCGTCGAACCTTCCTGGTAGACGATGTCGGTTTCCCCCGACCCGGAGAACACCGGCGTCGAATCGTAATGAATGGCCAGGTCAGTCGGCGAGAACTCATCACTCAGCGTCGACTGCACTCTGAAGCGGTCCTCCGACTCCAGCTCGTACTCCCCGGAAGAGTCCATGTAGTAGTAGACATCGGAGTTGTCTGTAAGGCAGTTGAGGATTCCGTCACCACCGTCCGGGTCGGTCTCACAGGGAGCTGCGCCGAATCCACCGACCGGGACGATGTTGTCGGTCACCGGTGCCGCCCATGCCACGCTCACTGTGGCCAGGAGCCACGCGGTGACAAGAGCGAGCACATACCGAATTCTTCCCTTGGCGAACCTTGACACGCGGTATCGCATGTTGTCCTTCCCCTTCTGCATCGAAAAGCGGCGGAACGCTGGAGTAATCGGTGCAAAACAGCAGGCCGTGATGCCTGTTGCCGGAATTCCCCGTCCGGGGAGCAAAGCGAAACACCGTGGCGTCAGCCACAGTGGGCTGATCGGTCAACGCACGCGGAGATCACACAGGGCCCCTGAATCCATGGCCGCGAAAGGCTACGGCTCCGACAAGTTTCCAATTCCCGCACTGTGCACGAGTACTTCCTCTCGCAGAGCCGCGAGAGGGCAGGGCAGGGCAGGGCAGTGGGGGATACCCGTCATCGTTGGAGCCGACGCAGTGATCGACTCGCACTCTAGTTCGTCTCCTGCGTGCGCGTCCATGTCAAATACTGGATGAGTTTCAAGCGGCGGCTCAGGAAACATCGGGTGGTCGCGAAGGGCGGACATGGCAGGGGCAGGTATGGCACGCATCCCGGCAGTCAGGGTCGCGAAACCCGGTTACCTTCCCGGTTGGAGCACTCCACCGCAGGACGGTTCCTCCGACATCACCAGCTATCCCTATAACGCCTGCGGATCGCGGGCCGGGGCGGGCGGCGCGGGCGGCTACGGAGGCAGCGACGGCAGCGCCTACAACGGCGGCAACGGTGCCGCCGGCTGCGTCGTCCTAGAGTTCAGCAACTGACGGCACTTCGTCACCGCTCGGCATCCGGCGAACCCGCCGTGCTGCGCCCGGCCGTACTGCATCTGCTGCACGGCCCTGGCCGGGCGCTGCACCATCGTGTGTGCGCCGTGCCGGGTTTGGCGAGGTGGAGAAGAGGCAAACCGCCTGCCCACGCCTTTCCCGGGGGTGTGGACGATCGCGGAATGGGCCGGGGAGAGCAGCCATCACGGCGGTTCCTGGTGGATGGGGACGGGCCCGGTTTGGACGATCGGGTGGTTGATCCGGCCGCTCCGCGCGAAGAGTGGGTGACATCCGCCCCGGACGGGCGGTCCGCCCGAACATGAAACCGTCCCGCCGTGTCCACGTGATCGGCGTCAGGTTCTCCGCGGCGACGACGTCGCGGACGTGCCGGATGCCGCGGCCGATCTGCGAGCGGGTCAGGCGGGTGGCGGCCGTGAGCTGGTAGGTGTGCAGGCCGGCGGGGCGTGCTTCCATCAGGGCGACGCGGACCAGGTCGCCGTAGTGCTCGGCCAGCGGCCGGGCCTCCCGGCGTCGCGGCACGGCTACTCCTCGCCCTTGAGCAGCTGCTCGTCCAGGGTGAACTCGCCGTTGTCGAGGGCTCCTTCGAGCCAGTCCGCCGCGGCGCGGACCCGGCCGATCTGCCGGCGGACGGTCTCGCGCTCGTCCTCGGTGAACTCCTGCCCGCGCCGGCCTACTGCGAGAACCAAGGCTTGTCAGCCCCCGCGACATCACGCCAACAAGGTCAGTAAGTGGTGAGCCGGGTGAGCCCGGTTGCGCGCTAGTGCTTCCGGGTCCGAACGACCGGCGGTCACTTGTGACGACAGGCGTTCTACGAGGTCTAGGTCTGCTGACCAGCCTGCAGGTCGTCGAGCCGCGCGAGCATCTTGCTCATCAAGGACGCGAAGCTCTGCGCCTCACGATCCGTGAGCCCGTCGAAGAGCAACTCCCGCACCCTGGCCACGTGAGGGTGAGCAGCGGTGATGATGGCCTGCTTACCGGCGGGCGTCAGGACGACATAGGCGCCACGTCGGTCCGACCTGCACTCCTCTCGAACGACGAGACCCCGCTTGACCATCCGCGACAGGTGGTGCGACAGCCGGCTCTGCTCCCAGGCCAGCACCGCGCCGAGTTCGAAGGGACGCAGGCGCTCCTCAGGAGCCTCGATCAGCTCGACCAGGACGGCGTAGTCGGACTGCGACAGGTCGTTGCACTCCTGCAGTTGCCGGTTGAGCTCGACGTCCAGCCGGCTCTTCACCTGCAGGAACTCGCGCCAGGTGCGCTGCTGCTTGTCGTTGAGCCACTCGGTCATGACGTCATCCTACCTCAGCACTTGACACGTCATCTAAATCAACTAAAGTGCATGACGCGTCATCTATAGGGGATGGCAAACACCCGACGGAGAACCTCGTGACCGGCCCCACCACCCTCATGCACAACATCCGCTTGTTCACCACGACGGGCGCTCTTGCACTTGTCACTCTGCTCGCGACCGTGCCCGCCAGCGCCGCCAACGCCAGCCAGGCCCCGCCCAGCACGATCACCTACACCGTGCCCGGCGACCGACTCTTCCTCGAGGGCGTCGACACCATAGGCAACACCTTCTACACCACGTCCCTCGGCAACGGCGCTGTGTTCCGAGGGCAGCTGGGCGACACCGACTCCGCCGAAGTCTTCCTGCCCGCTGGCGCAGACGGCCGCACGAGCGCCAACGGCATCAAGGCGACCGACAAGCTGCTCATCGTGGCCGGCGGAACCACCGGCAAGCTCTTCATTTACGACCGCCAGAGCGCCAAGCTCTTGGCGATCCACACCGTCTCGGGCTCTGGCGACACCTTCGTCAACGACGTCACCCTGACGCCGAAGGGCGACCTGTACGTCACCGACTCCAGCCGCGACGTCGTCTACCGGGTCAACAAGACCGACATCACCCGGAACTCCACCCTGCGGGTGTTCTCATCCTTTGCCGGCGTCGACCCCAAGGGCGCGTTCAACGCCAACGGCGTCATCGCGGTGAGCCAGCGGTACCTCGTCGTCGTCCAGACCGACACGGGCAAGCTGTACCGCGTCGCCACCAAGGACGGCTCCATCAGCCGTATCAACACCGGCGGCGCGACCGTCACCGGCGGCGACGGCCTCGAGGTGAAGGGCCGCACCCTCTACGTGGTGCGCAACGCCGCGGCCGTCATCACGAAGCTCAAGCTGGCAGGCAACCTGGTCAGCGGCCAGGTCGTCAGCGAAAGGACGGACCCGTCGTTCCGCTTCCCCACGACCGCCTCGCTGCACGACGGCCGGCTGCTAATCGTCAACGGCCAGCTCGACAAGCTGGGTGGCGGCTCGCTCGAGCCCTTCACGCTCACGGACCTGAAGATCGCGTAACCGCTCACTCCAACGACTCCGCCGCCGGCCCCGCAGTGCCGGCGGCGGAGTCCTCGTTCCCGTACCAGAAGGCCGTGCCCGGCACGCTGTCAGACATCCCATGATCTTTGATGTCAAGCGGCAATTTGTTGATCTTGTTGGTGGTGCGCCCAGGCGGTGTGTTCGTCGTACGGGGTGCCGGTCTTGAGGCAGCCGTGCAGGATCCCGACGAGCCGGTTGCCGAGCTGGCGGAGCGCGGCCCGGTGGCCTATGCCGCGGGCGCGTTGCTGGTCGTAGTAGGCGCGGGCGCCGGGTGAGGCTTTCAGTGCGGGGTGCCGCGGCGTGAGCGCAGCACCACCTGGCCGTCGTCGACGGAGAGTGCGGCCCGGAATCCGTCCCACTTCGGCTCCGCGGCCGACGACGCCGGCAGGGCGGGGCTGCGTACCGCTTCGGTGAGCATCGGCTCTGGCAAGGTCCAGCCCTGGCCGCCCGCGACCTCAAGGACGGCCGCCGAACCACCCATCCCGAGCTGGTCTTGTTCCTGTCCTGGGGGGACCTGCAGGACTACGCGGCCTACGACCCGGCGGGACGGGATCTGCAGCCGCTGGTCGACCTCGTCGACACCCATGGCACGGACGCCATCCTGTCGGCCGTTGCCCATCTCGTCCCCGAGGACCAGGCAGAGGTAACCGTCTCGACCGCCCACAAGGCCAAAGGGCGAGAATGGGCCGGCGTGAAGATCGCCGACGACTTCACCCCGCCTAAAGACAGCGACCAGCACGACGCCACCGGCCGTCCTGTACCCGGTCCAATCGACGGCGATGAGGCACGCCTCGCCTATGTGGCCGTTACCCGCGCTCGGCAATATCTCGATATGGGTGGCCTGTCCTGGATCTATGACCATCCCCACGGGAATCCTGTGTCCGCCCTGGCATGCGGTACCTGACGCTAGTCCAAACCAGCAGGGGCAGCGGGCGAGGCGACGCTGTTTCATCGCGCCGGAGGACGTCCAGAGTGAAACCATGGTGGAGGCCGCTCTCAGCCGCTGCGACTAGGCCGACTCCGTCGTGATCACGACCGCCACGCCGGGCAACCTCGCGGCGCCCATCGACGCGTTCCGCGCCGCTCTGCACCTCGGTGGGCGGCCGCGACGGCTGGCTGATGCGCAGCGGTCTGCCGAGGACGAAATCGCACGACGCTCCTGGCCGGTGGTGGTCGTACGCGATGCCCACCCGCTGCGAACCGAGGCCCTGCAGTACCTCTATGGGCTGTGGACCCTGTTCCAGAAGCGCGAACGCCGGATGCCCGTCGTCCTGGTGGGACCAGAGCGGAGGGGCCGGTCCGTGCTGAGCAGGCCATCACTCGCCAGCCTGCAGAGCTGCATCTTTAGCTGGCACCGCCGCACTTCCTGTCAGCCGCGATGATTTGCGCTGAGGCACGGCGTCAGCGCACGCAGCCGCACAAATCACAAGCGCGGCACCTCAGCCAGATGAAACGCTTGGCCCATGAGTGAGCGCAGCCGTGTCACGATCGAGAACATCGACACTCGCACGCCGACCGGCGAGTGCCCGAACTGCAAACTGAACGTAGCGTTCGACCACGTCAGCCGACGAGATGTCTGGCCCGCCTTGAAGGACCGGCCCTTCGGCCCCGCTCGCTCTGGCGCGGACTTCAACGGCACTGGGCCCAGCCCGGAACTGCAGCCCAAGGCCGACGTCTTCCGCGTTGTCGAGCACATCCTGGCCTGCCAGAGCTG comes from Streptomyces aurantiacus and encodes:
- a CDS encoding fic family toxin-antitoxin system, toxin component, giving the protein MPPVVVIDERWLLDIAQNLVPGDPDVTDYGALAAAVARHRHEVMGTLVYPAAHHRAAAILHALARLPALEHSNELFAAQAAYAYLHASGIQVKVGSQEAITLVVEVVEGRCDVRQVAEALKSWG
- a CDS encoding RNA polymerase sigma factor, whose amino-acid sequence is MARGRGARRPGEDDQPALVDPAEVRRVRAVLALGGVPWDALDDGVQRVRLKLLEEQADPTRPKVRDPLAWLTVVASRVASDWHRSQSRDAGLRRRLAERWSQPPVEHSEEQRLLALAVADELESMLPAHRQVLVLRYYADLPIREIAQLLDVPEGTVKSRLHAAQAAMRARLRQVEAI
- a CDS encoding DUF6192 family protein, with the translated sequence MVLAVGRRGQEFTEDERETVRRQIGRVRAAADWLEGALDNGEFTLDEQLLKGEE
- a CDS encoding MarR family winged helix-turn-helix transcriptional regulator, which gives rise to MTEWLNDKQQRTWREFLQVKSRLDVELNRQLQECNDLSQSDYAVLVELIEAPEERLRPFELGAVLAWEQSRLSHHLSRMVKRGLVVREECRSDRRGAYVVLTPAGKQAIITAAHPHVARVRELLFDGLTDREAQSFASLMSKMLARLDDLQAGQQT
- a CDS encoding SMP-30/gluconolactonase/LRE family protein, which codes for MTGPTTLMHNIRLFTTTGALALVTLLATVPASAANASQAPPSTITYTVPGDRLFLEGVDTIGNTFYTTSLGNGAVFRGQLGDTDSAEVFLPAGADGRTSANGIKATDKLLIVAGGTTGKLFIYDRQSAKLLAIHTVSGSGDTFVNDVTLTPKGDLYVTDSSRDVVYRVNKTDITRNSTLRVFSSFAGVDPKGAFNANGVIAVSQRYLVVVQTDTGKLYRVATKDGSISRINTGGATVTGGDGLEVKGRTLYVVRNAAAVITKLKLAGNLVSGQVVSERTDPSFRFPTTASLHDGRLLIVNGQLDKLGGGSLEPFTLTDLKIA